The Candidatus Limnocylindrales bacterium genome has a segment encoding these proteins:
- the queF gene encoding preQ(1) synthase yields MLETFENQYKGREYTVSMICPEFTSVCPKTGQPDFGTIKIEYVPDQKCIELKSLKLYLFSYRNQGIFYEHVINKILDDLVEACQPIRMTVVGDFNVRGGIKSIVTAEYKRK; encoded by the coding sequence ATGCTAGAAACCTTTGAAAATCAATACAAAGGACGAGAATATACGGTCTCCATGATCTGTCCTGAATTTACTTCGGTATGTCCAAAAACCGGACAACCGGACTTTGGGACCATCAAAATTGAATATGTCCCTGACCAGAAATGCATTGAACTCAAATCCCTGAAGCTTTATCTTTTTTCTTATCGAAATCAAGGGATTTTCTATGAGCATGTTATCAATAAAATTTTAGATGATCTCGTCGAAGCCTGTCAACCTATTCGTATGACAGTTGTGGGGGACTTTAATGTTCGAGGTGGAATTAAATCTATTGTCACTGCAGAATATAAAAGAAAGTAA
- the trxA gene encoding thioredoxin, which produces MSDKIVTLTDARFKEEVLESKLPVFVDFWAPWCGPCRMVAPIVEELGEEYSGRVKFGKLNVDDNPITAQSYGIVSIPTLMIFKNGEVAEQLIGAHPKKRIKQAIEEVLANS; this is translated from the coding sequence ATGAGTGATAAAATTGTAACCTTGACCGATGCCCGATTTAAGGAAGAAGTTCTCGAATCGAAACTTCCTGTATTTGTAGATTTCTGGGCACCCTGGTGTGGACCTTGTAGAATGGTGGCCCCCATTGTAGAAGAATTGGGTGAGGAATACAGTGGCCGGGTTAAATTTGGGAAGTTAAACGTGGATGATAATCCCATCACGGCCCAAAGTTATGGAATTGTCAGTATCCCGACTCTGATGATCTTTAAAAATGGCGAGGTGGCTGAACAGCTTATCGGAGCACATCCCAAAAAACGTATTAAACAGGCCATTGAGGAAGTCCTGGCAAACTCTTAA
- the gspE gene encoding type II secretion system ATPase GspE translates to MIAGSSRKSLEQVLLSEGFLEERELREALAERDRSGKPLEEILVSMDFLSPAALIRAKSSQLGIPYLDLNQYKILSPVKLPLSPKFMKQYKFFPLEVVGDSLKVVMADPFDYSTLEAIRFSSKYDPEVYICEEEAILSALERCYGDNASRVGKFIEGIGETEEGTAPGSEDDTDVDHLKDLAREAPIVRLVNLLIDQAIESRASDIHIESFERALRVRYRIDGLLYDRENIPKRHKAAVISRIKILANMKIDEKRLPQDGRIKYNYMGRPIDLRVSTLPTLHGESVVIRILDRESIRLDLEQLGFSPKSLLAFKSLIEKPYGMILVTGPTGSGKTTTLYAALSQINSRDRKIITIEDPIEYQLEGVNQMQVNPKIDLTFANGLRSIVRQDPDVIMVGEIRDRETAEIAIHAALTGHLVFSTLHTNDAPGAITRLLDMNIEGFLIASSVIGVLAQRLVRVNCENCKQAYLPTEEVLKKMELTQLTRGKTTGYATYRGKGCEECGFTGYKGRIGIFELMVIEEPIRELIVEKAPSTVIKEKARALGLVPLREDGWEKVKQGVTSIEEVLRVTQEDI, encoded by the coding sequence ATGATAGCTGGATCTTCTAGGAAATCCTTAGAACAGGTTTTATTATCGGAAGGCTTTCTTGAAGAAAGGGAACTTCGAGAGGCCTTAGCAGAACGCGATAGAAGCGGAAAGCCTTTAGAGGAAATCCTGGTAAGTATGGATTTTCTCTCTCCTGCGGCTTTAATCCGAGCTAAAAGCTCACAACTCGGAATTCCTTACCTGGATCTTAATCAGTATAAAATACTTTCTCCTGTTAAACTTCCGCTGAGTCCTAAGTTTATGAAGCAGTATAAATTCTTTCCACTCGAGGTCGTGGGAGACAGTCTAAAGGTTGTGATGGCGGATCCTTTTGATTATTCGACCTTAGAGGCTATCCGGTTTTCTTCGAAATATGATCCAGAGGTTTACATCTGTGAGGAAGAGGCAATTTTATCCGCCCTGGAACGGTGCTATGGAGACAATGCTTCCAGGGTTGGAAAATTTATAGAAGGGATTGGAGAGACTGAAGAGGGTACGGCACCGGGGAGTGAGGATGATACCGATGTCGATCATTTAAAAGATCTGGCTCGGGAAGCTCCTATCGTAAGACTGGTTAATCTCTTAATTGATCAGGCCATCGAGAGCAGGGCCAGTGACATTCATATCGAATCCTTTGAGCGGGCGCTTCGGGTCAGATATCGTATCGATGGGTTACTCTATGATCGGGAAAATATCCCGAAACGACATAAAGCGGCTGTGATCTCACGGATTAAGATTCTGGCTAACATGAAAATCGACGAGAAGAGGCTTCCACAAGATGGACGTATCAAATACAATTATATGGGGAGACCCATAGATCTTCGGGTTTCGACTCTTCCTACTCTGCATGGAGAAAGCGTGGTCATTCGAATCCTGGACCGGGAGAGCATCCGATTAGATTTGGAACAGTTAGGTTTCTCGCCGAAGTCCTTACTTGCCTTTAAAAGTCTCATTGAAAAACCTTATGGAATGATTCTGGTAACAGGACCTACCGGAAGTGGGAAGACAACCACCTTGTATGCAGCTCTAAGCCAGATTAACAGCCGGGATCGTAAAATTATTACCATTGAAGATCCCATTGAATATCAGTTGGAAGGGGTTAACCAAATGCAGGTCAATCCTAAAATTGATTTAACTTTTGCCAACGGATTACGTTCTATTGTAAGGCAGGATCCCGATGTGATCATGGTTGGCGAAATCCGAGACCGGGAAACGGCAGAGATTGCTATACATGCTGCTTTAACCGGACATCTGGTCTTCAGTACCCTTCACACCAATGATGCTCCTGGAGCGATTACCCGACTTTTGGACATGAATATTGAAGGCTTCTTAATAGCCTCTTCGGTCATCGGGGTGCTGGCTCAAAGACTGGTTCGGGTAAATTGCGAGAATTGTAAACAGGCCTATCTGCCGACCGAGGAGGTTTTAAAAAAAATGGAATTAACCCAATTAACCCGAGGTAAAACCACCGGTTACGCCACTTATCGAGGTAAAGGTTGTGAAGAGTGTGGGTTTACGGGTTATAAAGGGCGTATTGGAATCTTTGAACTCATGGTCATCGAAGAACCTATCCGTGAACTCATCGTGGAAAAAGCTCCCAGTACGGTTATTAAAGAAAAGGCACGGGCTTTAGGCCTGGTTCCCCTTCGAGAGGATGGCTGGGAGAAGGTAAAACAAGGCGTGACCAGTATTGAGGAAGTTCTACGTGTTACCCAGGAGGATATATGA
- the gspD gene encoding type II secretion system secretin GspD: MPTLEMNVKKLILLTLLLSLSTSCTTKSQKVPQTSLPAREKTSASSPQVSSSTPSKSNPETPHGIPAALSQLDPEQLSATLKNPTENKEPSLLLSEASQSPRPSPADRMKPKIKQLETPEVPPPVEPFPSPQPAQPQPAQLQPAQPQPASPSEAAKKEAGTVEDRGVAFNFDNVDIKDFIDTVSELTGQNFILSPGVSGKVSIITTGRIPREDVFNVLESVLEVNNLTVVKSGQFYKVVPIAIARQKTIPVETGKEVKDGDRVVTHIVRLKYISPAEAMNVLGPFISQTSGNLHPYPKANILIITDLASNVRRLLDILEQIDVNIYERLQIEIFYIRNVTLEDLVKELEQILSAIPDGAAAAGQGGMVTKFVPIARYNALMLITSSPKVTQLVREWIKILDQPAKEVARRNYIYYVKHSKAADLAKVLEELYRGKAGERATVTTAPTTTQRREERPTPRSAVQPPGTQPGQPGQPPRTPQPGQPSVPTEGQPSAVREGEVLIVADELTNSLIIRTSPAQYQAIKELLDELDLRPPQVLIETLIVEVSLDKSTLFGIQGTLLGQNQLTIGGETNSFQSQSRTVFPDVTSSNTGFTYVLEAAGRLAAQLRTLATENRVKVLSNPHILVRNNEKATIQVGEEIPILSGVSTVPTTGAEGTVTNQFINSVQYRDIGIILRVTPRINKEGAVVLDIEQEVSNVQSASFGDTRSPSFGKRNSSTSVVAQNGQTLIIGGLIRENRNRNEQGVPGVSRIPLLGRLFKSENASFSKTELLILVTPQVLDTVRDGDKMTYEFSQKIQALQKFFDKSNENDLAKILNFLKLKNETSQTPVQ; this comes from the coding sequence ATGCCAACATTGGAAATGAACGTGAAAAAACTAATCCTTTTAACACTGCTCCTTTCCTTAAGTACTTCTTGTACTACAAAATCTCAAAAAGTACCCCAAACTTCCTTACCTGCCAGGGAAAAAACTTCTGCCTCTTCTCCGCAAGTTTCTTCATCAACTCCTTCAAAATCAAATCCCGAAACTCCCCATGGAATTCCGGCGGCTCTTTCTCAATTGGATCCGGAACAACTTTCAGCAACTCTAAAGAACCCTACAGAAAATAAAGAACCCTCCCTCCTATTGTCTGAAGCTTCCCAATCTCCCCGACCTTCTCCGGCAGATCGGATGAAACCTAAAATAAAACAGTTAGAGACCCCTGAAGTTCCTCCTCCAGTTGAACCCTTTCCTTCTCCCCAACCGGCTCAACCCCAACCGGCTCAACTCCAACCGGCCCAACCCCAACCGGCTTCCCCATCCGAAGCAGCTAAAAAAGAAGCAGGTACTGTAGAGGATCGGGGGGTAGCTTTTAATTTTGACAATGTAGACATTAAAGACTTTATCGATACGGTCAGTGAACTTACTGGTCAGAATTTTATCTTATCTCCTGGTGTGAGTGGAAAAGTCAGTATTATAACTACGGGACGTATTCCCAGGGAAGATGTTTTTAATGTTTTGGAGTCTGTGTTGGAGGTAAATAATCTTACGGTAGTTAAATCGGGACAGTTTTATAAAGTTGTACCTATTGCCATAGCCCGGCAGAAAACAATCCCGGTAGAGACAGGGAAAGAGGTCAAGGACGGAGATCGGGTCGTTACCCATATCGTTCGTTTAAAGTACATCTCACCTGCCGAAGCTATGAACGTCTTGGGACCTTTTATCTCCCAGACCTCTGGTAATCTTCATCCCTATCCCAAAGCTAACATCCTTATCATTACAGACTTAGCCTCTAATGTTCGGAGATTACTGGATATTCTGGAACAGATCGATGTAAATATTTACGAGAGACTTCAAATTGAGATTTTCTATATCCGGAATGTGACGCTAGAAGATTTGGTTAAAGAGTTGGAACAAATTTTATCGGCTATTCCAGATGGAGCCGCTGCAGCCGGACAGGGGGGAATGGTCACCAAATTTGTTCCTATAGCTCGATATAATGCGCTCATGCTTATTACTTCTTCTCCAAAAGTAACCCAGTTGGTGAGGGAATGGATTAAAATTCTGGATCAACCGGCTAAAGAAGTGGCTCGTCGTAATTATATCTATTACGTAAAACATTCGAAGGCTGCTGATCTGGCCAAAGTTCTGGAAGAGCTTTATCGAGGGAAAGCCGGAGAGCGGGCCACCGTTACGACAGCGCCCACGACCACCCAGAGAAGGGAGGAACGGCCTACCCCGCGATCGGCGGTACAACCTCCGGGTACCCAACCCGGTCAGCCCGGGCAACCTCCCCGTACACCCCAACCGGGGCAACCTTCGGTTCCTACCGAGGGCCAGCCTTCCGCTGTACGAGAGGGAGAGGTCTTGATTGTAGCAGATGAGCTAACGAATTCTTTAATCATTCGTACCTCTCCGGCCCAATACCAGGCGATTAAAGAACTTCTCGATGAACTGGACCTCAGGCCGCCTCAGGTTTTAATAGAAACCCTCATTGTCGAAGTTAGCCTGGATAAAAGTACCCTCTTCGGCATTCAAGGAACTCTTCTGGGCCAGAACCAACTGACCATAGGGGGAGAAACCAATTCTTTTCAATCCCAGAGTCGAACGGTATTCCCGGATGTAACTTCCTCCAATACAGGTTTTACCTATGTTCTCGAAGCCGCCGGAAGGCTTGCAGCCCAATTACGGACCCTGGCTACAGAGAACAGGGTTAAAGTTTTATCGAATCCCCATATCCTGGTACGGAATAATGAGAAGGCCACGATTCAGGTGGGTGAGGAAATACCTATTTTGTCGGGAGTTTCTACCGTTCCTACCACGGGGGCTGAAGGGACTGTGACCAATCAATTCATTAATTCGGTTCAGTATCGAGACATAGGGATTATTTTACGGGTAACTCCCCGTATCAATAAAGAAGGTGCCGTGGTATTGGATATCGAGCAGGAGGTCAGTAATGTGCAATCTGCTTCTTTTGGAGATACACGATCCCCTTCCTTCGGAAAACGTAATTCATCGACTTCTGTAGTGGCTCAGAATGGACAAACTCTTATTATCGGAGGGCTCATCCGGGAGAATCGAAATCGTAACGAGCAGGGGGTTCCCGGAGTGTCCCGAATCCCTCTATTGGGAAGATTATTCAAAAGTGAAAATGCTTCTTTTAGTAAAACCGAATTGCTTATTTTGGTTACTCCTCAAGTACTCGACACCGTCCGGGATGGAGATAAAATGACCTATGAATTTTCACAAAAGATCCAGGCCCTTCAGAAGTTTTTTGATAAAAGCAACGAGAATGATTTAGCTAAAATCCTTAATTTCTTAAAATTGAAAAACGAAACTTCACAGACTCCTGTACAATGA
- a CDS encoding Ig-like domain-containing protein: protein METNINRNRFIFRTTIWFLLVLAVLAKGCGEKELNPTQPGGAAAGSASLGGEGAASIQLFASPPSITATEGSSPSFSITALVLNQLGNPVIDGTVVIFTTTFGTLSSNVVTTQGGTATVTLSGFTESGTATVTAQSGKATASIKLRIQFVEPTPGEPTPVPTETPTPTRTPTAIPTSTPIITPTPIPTRTPTPTPTPTPTPTPTPTRTP, encoded by the coding sequence TTGGAAACGAATATAAATCGGAATCGTTTTATTTTCAGAACCACGATTTGGTTTCTGTTGGTCCTGGCCGTACTGGCGAAGGGATGTGGGGAAAAAGAATTAAATCCCACTCAGCCGGGTGGGGCTGCTGCCGGAAGTGCAAGTTTAGGAGGGGAGGGGGCTGCGTCTATTCAACTTTTTGCAAGCCCCCCCAGTATCACGGCCACCGAGGGAAGTTCTCCCAGCTTTTCGATTACGGCACTGGTTCTCAATCAATTAGGTAATCCCGTTATCGATGGAACCGTAGTTATCTTTACAACAACCTTTGGCACTCTCAGTAGCAATGTGGTAACCACTCAAGGGGGGACGGCTACGGTTACTCTCTCCGGTTTTACAGAAAGTGGGACGGCTACGGTCACCGCTCAATCGGGTAAGGCTACAGCTTCTATTAAATTACGGATCCAATTTGTTGAACCAACCCCCGGTGAGCCTACACCAGTGCCTACCGAAACTCCCACACCCACCAGAACTCCTACAGCCATTCCTACCTCAACACCCATTATTACACCAACTCCCATACCAACCAGAACCCCTACGCCTACGCCCACTCCTACGCCTACACCTACGCCCACCCCTACACGAACTCCTTAG
- a CDS encoding right-handed parallel beta-helix repeat-containing protein, producing the protein MKRYTGDKGQREMEKDEMRWILVWCLLLEMLSGCNSETTSSDPIGPTRILNVPSEFATIQQAINESRSGDTIRVAPGFYPENLTIDSKAITLLGAGRGSSIIQGFVIFKTSQGSIKGFTVTGGTSSGIYLVNSNMTITGNEIDQNTLSGIKVENSTGLISDNQITNNGEEGVLVEDTSGLVIGGNNILNNKTDGITLDNSSPTILDNIIQNNGADGISIRGFDRFSAPLLTGNKIQANGSVGNFDIVCLGPHTNPTGNGNQFGSCFNCSECAQLAAPGGGL; encoded by the coding sequence ATGAAGAGATACACTGGGGACAAAGGACAACGGGAGATGGAGAAGGACGAAATGCGATGGATCCTGGTGTGGTGTCTGTTGTTGGAGATGCTCTCCGGGTGTAATTCAGAAACAACTTCTTCAGATCCTATAGGACCTACTCGAATTTTAAATGTTCCTTCAGAGTTTGCCACCATTCAGCAGGCTATTAATGAAAGCCGGAGTGGAGATACGATTCGGGTTGCCCCTGGATTCTATCCAGAAAATCTCACCATCGATTCCAAAGCTATAACCCTCCTGGGAGCCGGACGTGGCTCGAGTATCATTCAAGGATTCGTTATCTTTAAAACCAGTCAGGGATCTATCAAAGGATTTACCGTTACGGGAGGAACCTCTTCAGGGATTTATTTGGTGAACTCCAACATGACCATTACAGGTAATGAAATAGACCAGAATACCCTCTCAGGAATTAAAGTAGAGAACTCTACCGGGTTAATCAGTGACAATCAGATTACGAATAATGGAGAAGAGGGGGTTCTGGTCGAGGATACTTCGGGATTGGTGATAGGAGGAAATAACATTTTAAACAATAAAACGGATGGAATTACCCTTGACAACTCCTCCCCGACGATATTAGACAATATCATACAAAACAACGGAGCAGACGGGATTTCTATTCGGGGGTTTGATCGTTTTTCAGCCCCTTTGCTCACAGGAAATAAAATTCAGGCCAATGGAAGTGTGGGCAATTTTGATATTGTTTGTTTAGGGCCTCATACCAATCCGACAGGAAATGGGAATCAGTTCGGAAGTTGTTTTAATTGCTCGGAATGTGCACAACTGGCGGCTCCAGGTGGAGGGCTTTAA
- the gspG gene encoding type II secretion system major pseudopilin GspG, which translates to MMTWPIKVFTLQIFYRLKNFKFQTLNLKSQKGFSLVEIIVVITIMGIIAATVLPRILGRTDQARQLRAKNDINQLVTAVKLFKLDTGRYPTTEEGLKALREKPSDADNWRGPYLEKELGKDPWGQDYIYRYPGEHGDFDILSYGADKQPGGEGYNQDIVSWKD; encoded by the coding sequence ATGATGACATGGCCGATAAAAGTGTTTACTCTACAGATTTTTTATAGATTAAAAAATTTCAAGTTCCAAACCTTAAACCTCAAATCTCAAAAGGGGTTCAGTTTGGTGGAGATCATTGTGGTCATCACCATTATGGGGATTATTGCGGCCACGGTACTTCCCAGAATTCTCGGTAGAACCGATCAGGCCAGGCAACTGCGAGCTAAAAATGATATCAACCAGTTGGTTACGGCAGTCAAGCTATTTAAACTGGATACAGGCCGTTATCCCACGACCGAAGAGGGGTTAAAAGCCCTCAGGGAGAAACCTTCCGACGCCGATAATTGGAGAGGGCCCTACCTGGAAAAAGAGTTGGGGAAGGACCCCTGGGGACAGGATTATATTTATAGATATCCCGGCGAACATGGAGATTTTGATATTCTGTCCTATGGTGCGGATAAACAACCGGGTGGAGAGGGCTATAACCAGGATATTGTAAGCTGGAAGGACTAA
- the gspM gene encoding type II secretion system protein GspM, producing MKKRTYILREKLFILAGILAVGYFGYTYFLEPFLTKQQEVERELKANMEILTRYKRMVAEKPKLEAEIKAAEDQLKDLDKRFLSGSEPALAASELQKLLREVAAKVGIEIQRENPIKKTEDVKMYLKIPVNIQFTTDVNKLIRFLYEVENHTKLLKISEMQIQVHDEINARAIFVDLTIAGIAKKT from the coding sequence ATGAAAAAAAGAACTTATATCCTGAGAGAAAAATTATTTATTCTGGCCGGGATCCTGGCTGTAGGATATTTTGGCTATACCTATTTCCTGGAGCCGTTTTTAACTAAGCAACAGGAAGTAGAACGGGAATTGAAGGCCAACATGGAGATTTTGACCCGATACAAACGGATGGTTGCAGAGAAACCAAAATTAGAAGCAGAGATTAAAGCGGCGGAAGATCAGTTAAAAGATCTGGATAAACGCTTTCTCTCCGGTTCAGAACCGGCTCTAGCTGCTTCAGAACTTCAAAAGCTGTTAAGGGAAGTAGCCGCTAAAGTTGGTATAGAAATACAACGGGAGAATCCTATCAAAAAGACTGAAGACGTAAAGATGTACCTCAAAATTCCCGTTAATATTCAATTCACCACCGATGTAAACAAACTCATTCGTTTCCTTTATGAGGTGGAGAATCATACCAAGTTATTAAAAATTTCCGAAATGCAGATTCAAGTCCATGATGAAATTAATGCACGGGCTATCTTTGTAGATTTGACCATAGCGGGAATAGCCAAAAAAACCTAG